A window of Rhizobium acidisoli contains these coding sequences:
- a CDS encoding DUF3309 family protein, giving the protein MLGTILLVILILLLIGALPNWGYSRGWGYGPSGGLGLVLVIIIILVLMGRI; this is encoded by the coding sequence ATGCTTGGCACAATACTTCTTGTTATCCTCATTCTGCTCTTGATCGGAGCCTTGCCGAATTGGGGTTATAGCCGTGGCTGGGGCTATGGACCTTCTGGCGGTTTGGGGCTAGTTCTCGTGATTATCATTATCCTTGTACTCATGGGCCGCATCTAA
- a CDS encoding YMGG-like glycine zipper-containing protein, with protein sequence MMKKIVLIGALVGALASCTATEQGTAIGAGTGAVIGGVVTNSWGGAAVGAVAGGLTGALIGQSVERRGYCVYRDRYGRRYEARCR encoded by the coding sequence ATGATGAAGAAGATTGTTCTTATTGGTGCGCTCGTCGGCGCTCTGGCATCCTGCACAGCGACCGAGCAAGGCACGGCGATCGGCGCCGGCACCGGTGCGGTCATCGGCGGTGTGGTCACCAACAGCTGGGGTGGTGCCGCCGTCGGCGCCGTTGCCGGTGGTCTGACCGGCGCTCTCATCGGCCAGTCGGTCGAGCGCCGCGGCTACTGCGTCTATCGCGACCGCTACGGCCGCCGCTACGAGGCTCGTTGCCGCTAA
- a CDS encoding beta-ketoacyl-ACP reductase: MSRVAVVTGGTRGIGAAISVALKNAGYRVAANYAGNDEKAKAFHDATGVPVFKWDVSDYAACGEGIARIESEIGPVEVLVNNAGITRDAMFHKMTPQQWHEVINTNLTGLFNMTHQVWTGMRDRSFGRIVNISSINGQKGQMGQANYSAAKAGDLGFTKALAQEGAAKNITVNAICPGYIGTEMVLAVPEKVLNERIIPQIPVGRLGEPEEIARCVTFLASDDAGFITGSTLTANGGQFFV; encoded by the coding sequence ATGAGCAGAGTGGCTGTGGTCACCGGGGGTACGCGCGGCATTGGTGCGGCCATATCCGTGGCGCTGAAAAACGCCGGTTACAGGGTTGCCGCCAATTATGCCGGCAACGACGAGAAGGCCAAAGCCTTCCACGACGCCACCGGCGTGCCGGTATTCAAATGGGATGTTTCGGATTACGCCGCCTGCGGCGAGGGGATCGCCCGGATCGAGAGTGAGATCGGGCCGGTCGAAGTGCTCGTCAACAATGCCGGCATCACCCGCGACGCCATGTTCCACAAGATGACGCCGCAGCAATGGCACGAGGTGATCAATACCAACCTCACCGGCCTGTTCAACATGACGCATCAGGTCTGGACCGGTATGCGCGACCGCAGCTTCGGCCGCATTGTCAATATCTCGTCGATCAACGGCCAGAAGGGCCAGATGGGTCAGGCGAACTATTCGGCGGCAAAAGCCGGCGATCTCGGCTTCACCAAGGCGCTGGCCCAGGAAGGGGCGGCGAAGAACATCACCGTCAACGCCATTTGCCCCGGTTACATCGGAACCGAGATGGTGCTTGCCGTGCCGGAGAAGGTGCTGAACGAACGCATCATTCCGCAGATTCCCGTCGGTCGTCTCGGCGAGCCTGAGGAAATCGCGCGTTGCGTTACCTTCCTCGCCTCTGACGATGCCGGCTTCATCACCGGTTCGACGCTAACCGCCAATGGCGGGCAGTTCTTCGTCTAA
- a CDS encoding acetyl-CoA C-acetyltransferase — MSSSSIVIASAGRTAVGSFNGAFATVPAHELGAAVIKGALARAGVDAGEVDEVILGQVLSAGEGQNPARQAAIKAGIPKEATAWGVNQLCGSGLRAVALGMQQIATGDAKIIVAGGQESMSMAPHAMHLRGGVKMGDAKMVDTMIKDGLTDAFHGYHMGITAENIARQWQLSRDEQDQFAVASQNKAEAAQKAGRFADEIIPYIIQTRKGDVTVDADEYIRHGATLEAMGKLRPAFDKEGTVTAANASGLNDGAAAAVLMSEAEAVRRGIQPLARIVSWATAGVDPQIMGTGPIPASRKALERAGWSVGDLDLVEANEAFAAQACAVTKDLGWDPAIVNVNGGAIAIGHPIGASGARVLNTLLFEMKRRGAKKGLATLCIGGGMGVAMCFEAL; from the coding sequence ATGAGCAGTTCATCCATCGTCATCGCCAGTGCAGGTCGAACGGCCGTCGGCTCGTTCAACGGCGCTTTCGCAACGGTTCCCGCGCATGAGCTCGGCGCGGCCGTGATCAAGGGTGCGCTCGCGCGCGCCGGCGTCGATGCCGGCGAAGTGGATGAGGTGATCCTCGGTCAGGTGCTCTCTGCCGGCGAGGGCCAGAACCCGGCGCGCCAGGCGGCGATAAAAGCCGGCATTCCGAAGGAGGCGACGGCCTGGGGCGTCAACCAGCTCTGCGGTTCGGGTCTGCGCGCCGTCGCGCTCGGCATGCAGCAGATCGCCACCGGCGACGCCAAGATCATCGTTGCCGGCGGCCAGGAATCCATGTCGATGGCGCCGCATGCCATGCACCTGCGCGGCGGCGTCAAGATGGGCGACGCCAAGATGGTCGACACGATGATCAAGGACGGCCTGACCGATGCCTTCCACGGCTACCACATGGGCATCACCGCCGAGAATATCGCCCGTCAGTGGCAGCTTTCGCGCGACGAGCAGGATCAGTTCGCCGTCGCCTCGCAGAACAAGGCGGAGGCGGCGCAGAAGGCCGGCCGCTTTGCCGACGAGATCATCCCCTACATCATCCAGACGCGTAAGGGCGACGTTACGGTCGATGCCGACGAATATATCCGCCACGGCGCCACGCTGGAGGCGATGGGCAAGCTGCGCCCGGCCTTCGATAAGGAGGGCACGGTGACGGCCGCGAATGCCTCCGGCCTCAACGACGGTGCCGCTGCTGCGGTGCTGATGAGCGAAGCAGAAGCCGTCCGGCGCGGCATCCAGCCGCTCGCCCGCATCGTTTCCTGGGCAACGGCGGGCGTCGATCCGCAGATCATGGGGACCGGCCCGATCCCGGCATCCCGCAAGGCGCTCGAAAGGGCCGGCTGGTCGGTCGGCGATCTCGATCTCGTCGAAGCCAACGAGGCTTTTGCGGCGCAGGCCTGCGCCGTCACCAAGGATCTCGGATGGGATCCGGCGATCGTCAACGTCAACGGCGGGGCGATCGCGATCGGCCATCCGATCGGCGCTTCCGGCGCGCGCGTTCTCAACACGCTGTTGTTCGAAATGAAGCGCCGCGGCGCCAAGAAGGGGCTTGCTACGCTTTGCATCGGCGGCGGCATGGGTGTCGCCATGTGCTTCGAAGCACTTTAA
- the phaR gene encoding polyhydroxyalkanoate synthesis repressor PhaR, which translates to MAKHEGQIVIKKYANRRLYNTGTSTYVTLEDLAEMVKKGEEFTVQDAKSGDDITHSVLTQIIFEQESKTGNTLLPISFLRQLITYYGDQMQMVVPSFLEHSMRAFSEQQSQMREQVNRAFGETPLGKNLQLPMQMVEDQVRRNTELFQQAMQMFSPFMTPPAKESRKAEAKDIDELKEQLRALQNKLDNL; encoded by the coding sequence ATGGCGAAGCATGAGGGTCAGATAGTCATCAAGAAATACGCCAATCGCCGGCTATACAATACGGGCACCAGCACCTACGTCACGCTGGAAGACCTGGCGGAGATGGTGAAGAAGGGCGAGGAATTTACCGTCCAGGATGCAAAAAGCGGAGATGACATCACTCATTCGGTGCTGACCCAGATCATCTTCGAGCAGGAATCGAAGACCGGCAACACGCTTCTCCCGATCTCCTTCCTGCGCCAGCTCATCACCTATTACGGCGACCAGATGCAGATGGTCGTGCCGAGCTTTCTCGAACATTCGATGCGCGCCTTCAGCGAACAGCAGTCCCAGATGCGAGAGCAGGTGAACCGCGCCTTCGGCGAAACACCGCTCGGCAAGAACCTGCAACTGCCGATGCAGATGGTCGAGGACCAGGTTCGCCGCAACACCGAGCTGTTTCAGCAGGCGATGCAGATGTTCTCGCCCTTCATGACGCCGCCGGCCAAGGAAAGCCGCAAGGCCGAGGCCAAGGATATCGATGAGCTGAAGGAACAGCTCCGCGCCCTTCAGAACAAGCTCGACAACCTATAA
- the rpmF gene encoding 50S ribosomal protein L32, with translation MAVPKRKTSPSKRGMRRSADALKAPTYVEDKNSGELRRPHHIDLKTGMYRGRQVLTPKESA, from the coding sequence ATGGCTGTACCGAAGAGAAAAACAAGCCCGTCCAAGCGCGGCATGCGCCGTTCGGCTGATGCGCTGAAGGCTCCGACCTATGTCGAAGACAAGAACTCCGGCGAACTGCGCCGCCCGCATCACATCGACCTGAAGACCGGCATGTATCGCGGCCGCCAGGTTCTGACGCCGAAGGAAAGCGCATAA
- a CDS encoding glutathione S-transferase family protein — MDRLTLYIANKNYSSWSFRPWMALTGVGIDFEEVLIPFDDAAGNPNIKAVSPTGRVPLLQHGALKIWESLAIIEYAAELYPDAGLLPADRAERSLARSVSMEMLSSFRALRSACPMNIRRPKARIALPDGVDTDISRIETIWRDLLQQSGGPFLFGAFGAADAMFAPVVNRFEIYDLVDRSDTLAYMQTMKAHPAWRKWEEAARVEPWVVPEDEV; from the coding sequence ATGGATAGGCTGACGCTCTATATCGCCAACAAAAACTATTCCTCCTGGTCTTTCCGGCCCTGGATGGCGCTGACGGGCGTCGGCATCGATTTCGAGGAGGTCCTGATCCCCTTCGACGACGCGGCCGGCAATCCCAATATCAAGGCCGTATCGCCGACCGGGCGAGTGCCGCTTCTGCAGCATGGCGCGTTGAAGATCTGGGAATCGCTGGCGATCATCGAATATGCCGCCGAGCTTTATCCGGACGCCGGTCTTCTGCCTGCCGATCGCGCTGAGCGCTCGCTCGCCCGGTCGGTTTCGATGGAAATGCTCTCGAGCTTCCGGGCTCTGCGCAGCGCCTGCCCGATGAATATCCGCCGGCCGAAGGCCAGGATCGCGCTGCCGGATGGTGTCGATACCGATATCAGCCGCATCGAGACGATCTGGCGGGATCTCCTGCAGCAATCCGGCGGGCCGTTTCTCTTCGGCGCGTTCGGGGCCGCGGATGCGATGTTTGCGCCCGTCGTCAACCGGTTCGAGATCTATGATCTGGTCGACAGAAGCGATACGCTCGCCTATATGCAGACCATGAAGGCGCATCCGGCCTGGCGCAAGTGGGAAGAGGCGGCGCGCGTCGAGCCTTGGGTCGTGCCGGAAGACGAAGTCTGA
- a CDS encoding DUF1868 domain-containing protein produces the protein MTATMFSPELLLYSKTHNPNPPTHLGSRYHKVGGFLPEAGNTIVCHAEKGSRTQTVLIEAREKYLAMPEVQQFLFTPISSLHMTLFEGVIETRRRQDCWPGDLPIETPIGDMTELMAARLEGFSMADPFHVAVVEARPSGLLLDGATENDRKVMRAWRDAFADLLGYRQPNHDDYKFHMTFAYAIERLEDEALPRWQAMLDHVAEDIRRKAPVFELTPPAFCVFEDMNHFHEVLIFHFDT, from the coding sequence ATGACCGCTACGATGTTTTCTCCCGAGCTTCTCCTCTATTCGAAGACGCACAATCCGAACCCGCCCACCCATCTCGGCAGCCGTTATCACAAGGTTGGCGGCTTTTTGCCCGAGGCCGGCAACACCATCGTCTGCCATGCCGAGAAGGGGTCGCGGACGCAGACGGTGCTGATCGAGGCACGGGAGAAATATCTGGCGATGCCGGAGGTCCAGCAGTTCCTCTTCACGCCGATATCAAGCCTTCACATGACGCTTTTCGAAGGCGTCATCGAGACCAGGCGCCGGCAAGATTGCTGGCCGGGCGATCTTCCGATCGAGACGCCGATCGGCGACATGACCGAACTGATGGCGGCGCGGCTCGAAGGTTTTTCGATGGCTGACCCCTTCCATGTCGCCGTGGTCGAAGCGCGCCCGTCAGGCCTGCTCCTCGACGGGGCGACGGAGAACGACCGTAAGGTCATGCGCGCCTGGCGCGACGCCTTTGCCGATCTCCTCGGCTACCGCCAGCCGAACCATGACGACTACAAGTTTCACATGACCTTTGCCTATGCGATCGAGCGGCTGGAGGACGAAGCCTTGCCGCGCTGGCAGGCGATGCTTGATCACGTTGCCGAGGATATCCGCCGCAAGGCCCCTGTTTTCGAGCTGACGCCACCGGCATTCTGCGTCTTCGAGGACATGAACCATTTCCACGAAGTGCTGATTTTCCATTTCGACACCTGA
- the mtgA gene encoding monofunctional biosynthetic peptidoglycan transglycosylase, giving the protein MDIAPEREDIADMPARRQWFGDRRVLKRIVLAVLALVILPYALIFFYVLPFIHPVSTLMLRDLVLLRGYDRRWVSLDEIAPVLVQSVMMSEDGQYCFHGGVDWAEMRMLVEDTLKGQATRGGSTIPMQTAKNLFLWNSRSFVRKAMELPLAVSTDFVLSKRRLMEIYLNIAEWGPGIYGIEAAAQHHFKVPASKLTRRQASLLAVSLPNPIDRNAGKPGRGLRRLAGVIERRAQGSGDYIKCIYE; this is encoded by the coding sequence TTGGATATAGCGCCGGAGAGAGAGGACATCGCCGACATGCCGGCTCGTCGGCAATGGTTCGGAGACCGGCGCGTGTTGAAACGCATCGTGCTTGCCGTGCTGGCGCTGGTGATCCTTCCTTACGCGCTGATCTTTTTCTACGTGCTGCCTTTCATTCACCCGGTCTCGACGCTGATGCTGCGCGATCTCGTACTGCTGCGCGGTTATGACCGCAGATGGGTGTCGCTTGACGAGATCGCACCGGTTCTGGTGCAGTCGGTGATGATGTCCGAAGACGGGCAATATTGTTTTCACGGCGGTGTCGACTGGGCGGAAATGCGCATGCTGGTCGAAGATACGCTGAAGGGCCAGGCAACGCGCGGCGGCAGCACCATCCCGATGCAGACGGCGAAGAACCTCTTTCTCTGGAACAGCCGCTCCTTCGTGCGCAAGGCGATGGAGCTTCCGCTCGCCGTTTCCACGGATTTCGTCCTGTCGAAACGGCGGCTGATGGAAATCTATCTCAACATCGCCGAATGGGGTCCGGGCATTTACGGCATCGAGGCGGCGGCGCAGCATCATTTCAAGGTGCCGGCCTCGAAGCTGACGCGGCGCCAGGCATCGCTGCTTGCTGTGTCGCTGCCGAACCCGATCGACCGCAATGCCGGCAAACCAGGCCGCGGCCTTCGCCGGCTTGCCGGCGTAATCGAGAGACGGGCACAGGGTTCCGGCGATTACATCAAATGCATCTATGAGTGA
- a CDS encoding polyprenyl synthetase family protein produces the protein MDANRDTFETRLKNNAREIEALLDALLLPNALSDEIARPETLRSAMHYAVLNGGKRLRPFLVVESAALLGGDDEAARRVGAALECVHCYSLVHDDLPAMDDDDLRRGKPTVHIKFDEATAILAGDSLLTYAFDIIAAPETALADTSKASLVLALARAAGLGGMAGGQALDLAAEKQAPDEAGIIRLQAMKTGALIRFACEAGALIAASPPEDRRRLRAFGEKIGLAFQLADDILDLTSDTATMGKATGKDAARGKGTLVALHGIEWAEEQLRQHVRDAEALLAPYGARASTLIAAAHFIADRKS, from the coding sequence ATGGATGCGAACCGGGACACTTTCGAGACGAGGCTGAAGAACAACGCCCGCGAGATCGAGGCGCTGCTCGATGCATTGCTTTTACCGAACGCCCTTTCCGACGAAATCGCCAGGCCCGAGACGCTGCGCAGCGCCATGCACTATGCCGTGCTGAACGGCGGCAAGCGGCTGCGCCCGTTCCTGGTGGTCGAAAGCGCCGCCCTTCTCGGCGGCGATGACGAGGCCGCACGCCGCGTCGGCGCCGCACTCGAATGCGTCCACTGTTATTCGCTCGTGCATGACGATCTGCCCGCCATGGACGACGATGATCTCCGCCGCGGCAAACCGACTGTTCATATCAAGTTCGATGAAGCCACCGCGATCCTCGCCGGCGACAGCCTGCTGACCTACGCCTTCGACATCATCGCCGCGCCGGAAACGGCGCTTGCCGACACGAGCAAGGCATCGCTGGTGCTGGCGCTTGCCCGCGCCGCCGGTCTCGGCGGCATGGCCGGCGGCCAAGCGCTCGATCTCGCGGCGGAGAAGCAGGCTCCTGATGAGGCCGGCATCATCCGCCTGCAGGCGATGAAAACCGGCGCGCTGATCCGCTTCGCCTGCGAAGCCGGCGCCCTCATCGCGGCAAGCCCGCCGGAAGATCGGCGCCGCCTGCGTGCTTTCGGCGAAAAGATCGGCCTTGCCTTTCAGCTCGCCGACGACATTCTCGACCTGACCTCGGACACTGCAACCATGGGCAAGGCGACCGGCAAGGATGCGGCCCGCGGTAAGGGAACGCTCGTGGCGCTGCATGGCATCGAATGGGCCGAGGAGCAGCTCCGCCAGCATGTCCGCGATGCCGAGGCGCTGCTGGCCCCCTACGGCGCCCGCGCCTCGACCCTGATCGCCGCGGCGCATTTCATCGCCGACCGGAAGAGCTGA
- the hisC gene encoding histidinol-phosphate transaminase, giving the protein MSRYWSDIVSKLRPYVAGEQPRIPGLVKLNTNENPYGPSPAALEAIGQAADDRLRLYPDPAATELRETIAARHGLTADEVFVGNGSDEVLAHAFQALLKHELPLLYPDISYSFYPTYSLLYDIEAIEAPVDDTFQIRLADYDRPCGAIIIPNPNAPTGIGLPLADIEALVATHPDAVVVIDEAYVDFGGDSAIPLISKYPNLLVVQTLSKSRSFAGLRVGFALGQRELIEALVRVKDSFNSYPLDRLAQVAATAAIKDEAWFEACRTKLIASRDGLVRDLEALEFEVLPSQANFVFARHESRSGAALQAALRERGVLVRHFAKPRISDFLRISIGTNEECARLVSALKEILAA; this is encoded by the coding sequence ATGAGCCGCTACTGGTCTGATATCGTCAGCAAGCTCCGACCCTATGTCGCCGGGGAGCAACCCCGTATCCCCGGTCTGGTCAAGCTCAACACCAACGAGAACCCCTACGGCCCGTCTCCAGCGGCGCTGGAAGCGATCGGCCAAGCGGCGGATGATCGTCTGCGGCTCTATCCCGATCCGGCGGCGACGGAATTGCGCGAGACGATCGCTGCCCGTCACGGCCTGACGGCGGATGAAGTCTTCGTCGGCAACGGCTCAGACGAGGTCCTCGCCCATGCGTTTCAGGCGCTGCTGAAACATGAACTGCCGCTTCTCTATCCCGACATAAGCTACAGCTTCTATCCGACTTATAGCCTGCTATACGACATCGAAGCGATCGAAGCGCCGGTCGATGATACGTTCCAGATCCGGCTGGCGGATTACGACAGGCCGTGCGGGGCGATCATCATCCCCAATCCGAATGCGCCGACCGGCATCGGCTTGCCGCTTGCCGACATAGAGGCGCTTGTCGCCACCCATCCGGACGCGGTCGTGGTGATCGACGAGGCCTATGTCGATTTCGGCGGTGACAGTGCCATCCCGCTCATTTCCAAATATCCCAACCTGCTTGTCGTTCAGACCTTGTCGAAATCCCGCTCCTTTGCCGGCCTGCGCGTCGGTTTCGCGCTTGGGCAGCGGGAGCTGATCGAGGCGCTGGTGCGCGTCAAGGACAGCTTCAATTCCTATCCGCTCGATCGCCTGGCGCAGGTTGCCGCAACGGCGGCGATCAAGGACGAGGCGTGGTTCGAGGCATGCCGGACGAAGCTCATCGCCAGCCGGGACGGTCTCGTCCGGGACCTCGAAGCGCTGGAATTCGAAGTGCTGCCGTCTCAGGCGAATTTCGTTTTCGCACGGCATGAAAGCCGGTCGGGTGCCGCGCTGCAAGCCGCTCTGCGGGAGCGAGGTGTTCTCGTTCGGCATTTCGCCAAGCCGCGCATTTCGGATTTCCTGCGCATCAGCATCGGCACGAACGAGGAGTGCGCCCGTCTGGTTTCCGCTCTCAAGGAAATACTGGCAGCCTGA
- the ispG gene encoding flavodoxin-dependent (E)-4-hydroxy-3-methylbut-2-enyl-diphosphate synthase, with the protein MSPTADFDPKPRRASVAVDVGGVIVGGGAPVVVQSMTNTDTADIDSTVAQVAALHRAGSELVRITVDRDESAAAVPKIRERLLRLGMDVPLIGDFHYIGHKLLADHPDCAAALAKYRINPGNVGFKDKKDKQFAEIIEMAIRYDKPVRIGVNWGSLDQDLLTALMDENARAGSPLSARQVTREAIVQSALLSAALAEEIGLPRNRIILSAKVSQVQDLIAVNSMLAERSNHALHLGLTEAGMGTKGIVASSAAMGFVLQHGIGDTIRVSLTPEPNGDRTREVQVAQEILQVMGFRQFIPVVAACPGCGRTTSTVFQELAQNIQNDIRKNMPVWREKYPGVEALNVAVMGCIVNGPGESKHADIGISLPGTGETPAAPVFIDGKKALTLRGPNIAADFEALVVDYIEKRFGQRTAAE; encoded by the coding sequence ATGTCTCCAACTGCCGATTTTGATCCGAAACCGCGCCGCGCGTCCGTTGCCGTCGATGTCGGCGGCGTCATCGTCGGCGGCGGGGCGCCGGTGGTCGTGCAATCGATGACGAACACTGACACGGCCGATATCGATTCGACCGTCGCCCAGGTCGCCGCTCTCCACCGGGCGGGCTCGGAGCTGGTACGCATCACCGTCGACCGTGACGAGAGTGCGGCCGCCGTGCCCAAGATCCGCGAGCGGCTGTTGCGGCTCGGCATGGACGTGCCATTGATCGGCGACTTCCATTATATCGGCCACAAACTGCTTGCCGATCACCCTGATTGTGCCGCAGCGCTCGCGAAATACCGCATCAATCCCGGCAATGTCGGCTTCAAGGACAAGAAGGACAAGCAGTTCGCCGAGATCATCGAGATGGCGATCCGCTACGACAAGCCGGTGCGCATCGGCGTCAACTGGGGTTCGCTCGATCAGGATCTCTTGACGGCGCTGATGGATGAGAATGCTAGAGCCGGTTCGCCGCTTTCGGCCCGGCAGGTAACACGCGAGGCGATCGTGCAATCGGCGCTCCTTTCGGCAGCCCTTGCCGAAGAGATCGGCCTGCCGCGCAACCGCATCATCCTGTCGGCCAAGGTCAGCCAGGTCCAGGACCTGATCGCCGTCAATTCCATGCTTGCCGAACGCTCCAATCATGCGCTTCATCTCGGCCTGACCGAAGCCGGCATGGGCACCAAGGGCATCGTCGCCTCATCGGCGGCGATGGGTTTCGTGCTCCAGCACGGCATCGGCGATACGATCCGCGTATCGCTGACGCCGGAGCCGAACGGCGACCGCACGCGCGAAGTTCAGGTAGCGCAGGAAATCCTGCAGGTCATGGGCTTCCGCCAGTTCATTCCTGTCGTTGCCGCCTGTCCTGGCTGCGGACGCACGACGTCGACAGTGTTCCAGGAGCTTGCCCAGAACATCCAGAACGACATCCGCAAGAACATGCCGGTCTGGCGCGAGAAATATCCGGGCGTCGAGGCGCTGAATGTTGCCGTCATGGGCTGCATCGTCAACGGACCGGGCGAAAGCAAACATGCCGATATCGGCATTTCGCTTCCCGGCACCGGCGAGACGCCGGCAGCCCCGGTCTTCATCGACGGGAAGAAGGCGCTGACATTGCGCGGTCCCAATATCGCTGCCGACTTCGAGGCGCTCGTCGTCGACTATATCGAGAAGCGTTTCGGCCAGCGGACGGCGGCGGAATGA
- a CDS encoding MFS transporter encodes MDSHVNAPPSARSGFITRSRAAVSLLFLMNGFVVGCWAPKIPDFAERLALSKFELGLMILVFGVGSLVMMPIAGAQIAKHGSRIVVQLLAVCVLPLLLALTLAPNVITGAISLFLFGGFIGAMDVAMNANAVSVEKSMRRSIMSSCHAFWSLGGLIGSGLGGIVISKLGILGHAELATVLAAIFLAIAWPMILADPPHPDAKKEKTRLPMVPLPWLLGLMALFSMVPEGAVLDWGALYLRQEMDASVALSGLGFAAFSATMAIMRFAGDLVRDRLGGVKTLRICTVFAIVGMLLAGLAPNAEIAILGFAFCGIGISNMVPIAFSAAGNIPGLKPGIGISVVTTMGYSGMLVAPSLIGFVAEHVGFAAVFMALPALLLVVLLFSKLARYADGVSGGGH; translated from the coding sequence ATGGATAGTCATGTGAATGCGCCGCCGTCAGCTCGAAGCGGCTTCATCACCCGAAGCAGGGCGGCGGTTTCCCTGCTCTTTCTCATGAACGGCTTCGTCGTCGGCTGCTGGGCACCGAAGATCCCGGATTTTGCCGAGCGGCTGGCACTCTCCAAGTTCGAGCTTGGGCTGATGATCCTTGTCTTCGGCGTCGGCTCGCTGGTGATGATGCCGATCGCCGGGGCGCAGATTGCCAAACACGGCTCGCGTATCGTCGTCCAGTTGCTGGCTGTCTGCGTGTTGCCGCTGCTCTTGGCATTGACGCTCGCGCCGAATGTGATCACCGGGGCAATCTCGCTCTTCCTGTTCGGCGGTTTTATCGGCGCCATGGATGTGGCGATGAATGCCAATGCGGTGTCGGTCGAAAAATCCATGCGCCGCTCCATCATGTCGTCCTGCCACGCTTTCTGGAGCCTTGGCGGACTGATCGGCTCGGGTCTCGGCGGCATCGTGATTTCCAAGCTCGGCATTCTCGGCCATGCCGAACTGGCGACGGTGCTGGCGGCCATCTTCCTCGCGATCGCCTGGCCGATGATCCTGGCCGATCCGCCGCATCCCGATGCCAAGAAGGAAAAGACCAGGCTGCCGATGGTGCCGCTGCCGTGGCTGCTCGGATTGATGGCCTTATTCTCCATGGTGCCTGAGGGTGCGGTTCTGGACTGGGGCGCACTCTATCTCCGCCAGGAAATGGATGCCTCCGTGGCGCTCTCCGGCCTTGGTTTTGCAGCCTTTTCAGCGACGATGGCCATCATGCGTTTTGCCGGCGACCTGGTGCGCGATCGTCTCGGCGGCGTCAAAACGCTGCGGATCTGCACGGTGTTTGCCATCGTCGGCATGCTGCTTGCAGGTCTGGCGCCCAATGCCGAGATCGCCATTCTGGGCTTTGCCTTTTGCGGCATCGGCATTTCCAACATGGTGCCGATCGCCTTCTCGGCGGCGGGTAACATTCCCGGTCTCAAGCCCGGCATCGGCATCTCGGTCGTCACCACCATGGGCTATTCCGGCATGCTGGTTGCGCCATCGCTGATCGGCTTCGTCGCCGAGCATGTCGGCTTTGCGGCGGTCTTCATGGCGCTGCCGGCGCTGCTGCTCGTGGTTTTGCTGTTCTCCAAACTGGCCCGTTATGCCGATGGAGTCTCCGGCGGCGGCCATTAA